The DNA window CCGCTGCCTGGTCCGTCGGGGCGCCTGCCCGCTGGAGCGGACGTGCCCGGCCCATCCGGTGTGGCGGCACGTGCAGGATGTCCTGATCCGGGAGCTGGAGGCCGTGACGCTGGCGGATCTGGTGGCGTCACGCCGCAAGCGGCGCCTCCGCCAATCCGGGCCCCGCAGGCCAGCACCTCCGGCGCGACCGCAAGGGGCGGGCCGCGGCCCGGCGGGCGGGGATGTCGGAGCGGTTCGCGGATGACCGGACACCTGCGCAATGCCGCCATCCTCTGGCTCCTCCTCACGGTCCTGGGGGAGGTGGTGGCGCTTCGCGCCCGGATCTACCCGCCAGCGGCGGCGGAGGAGGCCCAGGTGGTGGACGGCGCCTTTCGCCTGCTGCTGCTGCTGGCTGTGCCGGTGTTCACCTTCGTCCTGGCTGCCCTGCTGTACAGCGTCGCCCGCTTCCGCGTCCGCGGCGAGCCGCGGGGCGACGGGCCGCCGCTGCACGGGCGGGGGGCAGTCCCCTGGGTGTGGCTGGCCGTCACTACCGCTTTGGCCGTCTACGTCATCTTCAACCCCGGACTGCGCGGCCTGGCCGAGCTGCGGGCCAACCCCACGGCCGACCTGGTGGTGCGGGTGGAGGGGACGCGCTGGCTCTGGAGGATCTCCTATCCCCAGTACGGCCGCACCGCGCGGGAGGTAGTCCTGCCGCTGGGGAGGCGCGTGCGCTTCGACGTCACCGCCACCGACGTGGTGCACTCTTTCTGGATCCCCGCCTTCCGCATGA is part of the Armatimonadota bacterium genome and encodes:
- the coxB gene encoding cytochrome c oxidase subunit II, giving the protein MTGHLRNAAILWLLLTVLGEVVALRARIYPPAAAEEAQVVDGAFRLLLLLAVPVFTFVLAALLYSVARFRVRGEPRGDGPPLHGRGAVPWVWLAVTTALAVYVIFNPGLRGLAELRANPTADLVVRVEGTRWLWRISYPQYGRTAREVVLPLGRRVRFDVTATDVVHSFWIPAFRMKIDAVPGMTTRVFVTPTAVGSFQDNVHFRLQCAELCGLGHYLMRSPVRVVDPQEFEAWVAEAKAR